A single Cyprinus carpio isolate SPL01 chromosome A6, ASM1834038v1, whole genome shotgun sequence DNA region contains:
- the cysltr3 gene encoding cysteinyl leukotriene receptor 2: MTAPVFASVTPSWLNVTQEPDMNQTCEESEDFKYLAYKVTYCVVFPIGFISNSVALFVFLRHTPKKTANTVFMTNLAISDVGFSLTLPFRLVYFFRGGQWDFPDWFCRWCVFSFYVNLYTSVLFLTGLSILRYIAVVHPIRNQSLVTMRRASLSCFAIWIFVACLSTPFLMSGTSMRDEKTRCFEPQNIKSWKRIFILNYVGVLFGFVIPFIIILICYGCIIYKLIKGGTIGNRKRNTRRRTVYLIAVVLSTFLLCFLPYHVVRTVHLHAKVLTKSCQVIEFLLKVLVISLCMAASNSCFNPLLYYFAGETFRTAIRRASHRGTFNSLSQSGFNRSFQRRSQSSLQKSRGQNFTSVRQDCLPCSMNSSCQVINKKKPEGCKSEKQCKLSDTEVKQVNYDLE, from the coding sequence ctccTGTGTTTGCATCGGTAACTCCATCTTGGCTCAACGTCACCCAAGAACCTGACATGAATCAGACTTGTGAGGAAAGTGAAGACTTCAAATATTTGGCGTACAAAGTTACGTACTGTGTCGTATTCCCTATTGGATTTATCAGCAACTCTGTGGCTTTGTTTGTGTTCCTGCGTCACACTCCAAAGAAGACGGCCAACACTGTATTTATGACTAACTTGGCTATTTCAGATGTTGGCTTCTCCTTGACGTTGCCCTTCCGTCTGGTCTACTTTTTTAGGGGCGGTCAATGGGATTTTCCAGACTGGTTTTGCCGCTGGTGTGTATTTTCCTTTTACGTCAACCTGTACACAAGTGTATTGTTTCTAACAGGCCTTAGCATATTACGGTACATTGCCGTAGTTCACCCCATTCGCAACCAGTCCCTGGTTACGATGCGGAGAGCCAGTCTATCATGCTTTGCGATCTGGATTTTCGTGGCCTGCTTGTCAACGCCTTTCCTCATGTCAGGTACTTCAATGCGGGATGAAAAGACACGTTGCTTTGAACCACAGAACATCAAGTCATGGAAACGCATATTTATCTTGAACTATGTGGGGGTTTTGTTTGGATTTGTCATTCCGTTTATCATAATTCTCATCTGCTACGGCTGCATAATATATAAACTCATCAAAGGAGGGACAATCGGGAATCGAAAGAGAAACACCCGCCGACGCACTGTGTATTTGATCGCCGTTGTCCTGAGCACATTCCTGTTGTGTTTCCTACCATATCACGTCGTTCGCACGGTCCATCTTCATGCCAAGGTTTTAACGAAGAGCTGCCAGGTCATTGAGTTCCTCCTAAAAGTTCTGGTCATCTCGTTGTGCATGGCAGCGTCCAACAGTTGCTTCAATCCCTTGTTGTACTACTTCGCAGGAGAGACTTTCCGCACGGCCATCCGTAGAGCGTCACATCGAGGGACTTTTAATTCATTGAGCCAGAGTGGTTTTAATCGGTCTTTTCAACGTCGAAGCCAAAGCAGCTTGCAGAAGTCGAGAGGCCAAAACTTCACTTCTGTACGCCAAGACTGTCTGCCCTGCTCTATGAACAGCTCCTGCCAGGTCATAAACAAAAAGAAACCTGAGGGCTGCAAGTCTGAAAAGCAATGCAAGCTGTCTGACACTGAAGTAAAGCAAGTCAATTATGATTTAGAGTAG